In the genome of Massilibacillus massiliensis, one region contains:
- a CDS encoding ATP-dependent nuclease has product MQITKLKVSNFRSFGEEETIIPLKDMSILIGNNSAGKTTAMQALIKLFGVYAKDRELVRADFHVPPGVNPEDLTEAALYLEAVIEFAELQNTAGSGMGCIPQLFHQMVVNGQGQAPYVRIRLSATWQRGNTPDGDIDPKLEFITVAEGETITDENRIPVKPHQRSLIQAFYVPAMRDPRTQLKHDSGTILYRFFKAVKWTSDLTDTLKAKSEEVNGLFTSQPGVQTVENLIKAQWKEFHDDIKYSDAGLGFSATELEKVLKRVEVYFRPTPEEKSYTIDQLGDGLRSLFYIALVSALLKLEADYTSMTAESGIEIDCTSIPVLTIMALEEPENHLAPHLLGRVIGLLKNVSSQSNAQVIISSHTPAVLQRVEPENILYFRMLNPQMRTCVKTITLPPAISEAFKYIKEAVKAYPELYFAKLVILGEGDSEELILAKTLEVMNTPIDRSFISIVPLGGRHVNHFWRLLSQLNIPHLTILDLDRERDGGGWGRIKYAIKQLNEVGVPITELTNTEFEDGSTIAFTNEDLEGMHLWPLDPERLELMDKFVKWLRKYGVFFSTPLDIDFMMLSTFPTIYQSATEGTGPRIPNRTEPAFLEKINTAIKATLKNEKCTGYTYSAEDKELFIWYNYLFLGRGKPVTHLLALKEIEDWSLECNLPEPITALMNTVVNKLGRR; this is encoded by the coding sequence ATGCAAATTACGAAGCTCAAGGTGTCTAATTTTCGGTCCTTTGGAGAAGAAGAAACCATTATTCCTTTGAAAGATATGTCTATCCTTATTGGCAATAATAGCGCAGGAAAGACCACAGCTATGCAGGCACTAATAAAACTTTTTGGTGTATATGCAAAAGACCGCGAACTCGTGCGTGCCGATTTTCATGTTCCGCCTGGAGTCAATCCGGAAGATCTTACTGAGGCTGCACTTTATCTTGAAGCAGTAATAGAATTTGCTGAATTGCAAAATACAGCTGGATCAGGAATGGGATGCATTCCTCAATTATTTCATCAAATGGTTGTTAACGGACAAGGACAAGCCCCATATGTTAGGATCAGGCTTTCGGCAACTTGGCAGCGAGGCAACACGCCTGACGGTGATATTGATCCTAAACTTGAATTCATTACGGTTGCTGAAGGTGAGACTATTACTGATGAGAATAGAATACCGGTCAAACCTCATCAGCGCTCGCTAATCCAAGCCTTTTATGTTCCTGCCATGCGTGATCCGCGAACTCAGTTAAAACATGACTCAGGCACAATTTTATATCGTTTTTTTAAGGCAGTAAAATGGACTTCTGATCTTACCGATACACTAAAAGCAAAAAGTGAAGAAGTCAATGGACTCTTTACCAGTCAGCCTGGGGTTCAAACTGTCGAAAATTTAATAAAAGCTCAGTGGAAAGAGTTTCACGATGATATCAAATACTCGGATGCAGGGCTTGGTTTCTCGGCAACGGAGTTAGAAAAAGTATTAAAGAGGGTTGAAGTTTACTTTCGGCCTACTCCTGAGGAAAAAAGCTATACAATTGATCAATTGGGTGATGGTCTACGTTCCTTGTTTTATATTGCGCTAGTTTCAGCTTTGTTGAAATTAGAAGCTGATTATACAAGTATGACAGCCGAATCAGGGATTGAAATTGACTGTACCTCCATACCTGTATTAACGATCATGGCTCTTGAAGAGCCGGAAAACCATTTGGCCCCTCATCTTCTTGGCCGGGTGATTGGCTTGCTAAAAAATGTTTCCAGCCAGTCTAATGCACAAGTGATCATATCGTCACATACGCCTGCAGTGTTACAACGCGTGGAACCTGAAAATATTCTCTATTTCCGAATGTTGAATCCGCAAATGCGAACTTGTGTTAAAACCATCACACTCCCTCCAGCTATATCAGAAGCGTTCAAATATATTAAAGAGGCAGTCAAAGCGTATCCGGAGTTGTATTTCGCGAAGCTTGTAATTTTAGGCGAAGGAGATAGTGAAGAATTAATTCTGGCAAAGACTCTTGAAGTTATGAACACTCCTATCGACCGAAGTTTTATTTCAATAGTACCGTTAGGGGGACGGCATGTTAACCATTTCTGGCGTCTTTTAAGTCAGCTTAACATTCCGCATCTCACAATTCTTGACCTGGATAGGGAAAGAGATGGAGGTGGATGGGGCCGGATTAAGTATGCGATAAAGCAACTCAATGAAGTTGGTGTTCCCATAACAGAGTTGACTAATACTGAATTTGAAGATGGGAGTACAATTGCTTTTACGAATGAAGACTTAGAAGGAATGCATTTATGGCCATTGGACCCAGAACGTTTAGAATTAATGGATAAGTTTGTAAAATGGTTACGGAAATATGGGGTATTTTTCTCAACGCCCTTGGATATTGATTTTATGATGCTTTCAACATTTCCGACAATCTATCAGAGTGCTACGGAAGGGACCGGTCCTAGAATTCCTAACAGGACAGAACCGGCATTTTTAGAGAAAATAAACACGGCGATAAAGGCAACTTTGAAGAATGAAAAATGTACTGGTTATACATACAGTGCGGAAGATAAGGAACTGTTTATTTGGTATAATTACTTGTTCCTTGGTCGTGGGAAGCCAGTAACTCATTTGCTTGCGTTAAAAGAAATAGAGGACTGGTCGCTAGAATGCAATCTGCCTGAACCTATTACGGCATTAATGAATACTGTCGTCAATAAACTTGGGAGGCGTTAA